In Malassezia japonica chromosome 2, complete sequence, one DNA window encodes the following:
- a CDS encoding uncharacterized protein (COG:S; EggNog:ENOG503P84B) has translation MAKRPRPRKRSSKKAGGEGESGNAEVASVEKGVESVPKAEATVAPEAEATAQPAEAVQPADAAQPAEAAKPAEPIPTPMQDDADDSDDDTGPQKKRKRTRKRKNPYAEPKLGPAPESVEGTSEAAQRAIAYAQAYLKDKESWKFSKPRQNWLVRHILWSQPIHEAASELSALPEATRNALPQDVQTTLVAALQLPEGGAWVPDEHVSVVSVYLQSIMGLAKQRMLDSLTDASEATIPDAPPALLEQAKRQAIVGEAQSDAKPAEQPEDEAEAKTEGEQLAADAQAASDAAEQAKAYSLARTWCTLRAARAAEALQWIQAREAA, from the exons ATGGCGAAgcggccgcgtccgaggAAGCGCTCGTCGAAGAAGGCCGGCGGCGAAGGCGAAAGTGGGAATGCAGAGGTGGCGAGTGTAGAGAAGGGTGTTGAGAGTGtgcccaaggccgaggccacggtcgcgcccgaggcaGAAGCCACTGCGCAGCCCGCCGAAGCGGTGCAGCCcgccgatgcggcgcagcccgcCGAAGCCGCCAAGCCTGCCGAGCCCATTCCGACCCCAATGCAGGATGATGCGGACGACAGCGATGACGATACAGGTCCGCaaaagaagcgcaagcgtACGCGCAAACGCAAGAACCCCTACGCCGAGCCCAAACTGGGGCCGGCGCCCGAGTCGGTCGAAGGCACGAGCGAGGCTGCCCAGCGCGCCATTGCCTACGCACAGGCATACCTCAAGGACAAGGAGTCGTGGAAGTTTTCCAAGCCCCGCCAGAACTGGCTGGTGCGTCACATTCTCTGGTCGCAGCCGATTCACGAGGCGGCTTCGGAACTGAGTGCGCTTCCGGAAGCAACGCGCAACGCGTTGCCGCAGGATGTCCAGACGACGCTTGTGGCTGCCTTGCAGCTCCCTGAAGGGGGCGCGTGGGTGCCGGATGAGCACGTGTCGGTCGTCTCGGTCTACTTGCAGAGCATTATGGGTCTCGCGAAACAG cgcatgctcgacTCTCTTACTgacgcgtccgaggcgACGATCCcggatgcgccgcccgcacTCCTTGAGCAAGCCAAGCGCCAGGCGATTgttggcgaggcgcagtcCGACGCCAAGCCGGCCGAGCagcccgaggacgaggccgaggccaagacggaaggcgagcagcttgccgccgacgcccaAGCAGCGTCCGATGCTGCAGAACAAGCGAAGGCGTACAGTCTCGCGCGTACCTGGTGtacgctgcgtgcggcgcgtgctgccgAGGCCCTGCAGTGGATCCAAGCGCGCGAAGCTGCCTAG